The genomic DNA NNNNNNNNNNNNNNNNNNNNNNNNNNNNNNNNNNNNNNNNNNNNNNNNNNNNNNNNNNNNNNNNNNNNNNNNNNNNNNNNNNNNNNNNNNNNNNNNNNNNNNNNNNNNNNNNNNNNNNNNNNNNNNNNNNNNNNNNNNNNNNNNNNNNNNNNNNNNNNNNNNNNNNNNNNNNNNNNNNNNNNNNNNNNNNNNNNNNNNNNNNNNNNNNNNNNNNNNNNNNNNNNNNNNNNNNNNNNNNNNNNNNNNNNNNNNNNNNNNNNNNNNNNNNNNNNNNNNNNNNNNNNNNNNNNNNNNNNNNNNNNNNNNNNNNNNNNNNNNNNNNNNNNNNNNNNNNNNNNNNNNNNNNNNNNNNNNNNNNNNNNNNNNNNNNNNNNNNNNNNNNNNNNNNNNNNNNNNNNNNNNNNNNNNNNNNNNNNNNNNNNNNNNNNNNNNNNNNNNNNNNNNNNNNNNNNNNNNNNNNNNNNNNNNNNNNNNNNNNNNNNNNNNNNNNNNNNNNNNNNNNNNNNNNNNNNNNNNNNNNNNNNNNNNNNNNNNNNNNNNNNNNNNNNNNNNNNNNNNNNNNNNNNNNNNNNNNNNNNNNNNNNNNNNNNNNNNNNNNNNNNNNNNNNNNNNNNNNNNNNTCCGAGGACGAAGATGTTTGTTCTGAAATCCGAAGACTCGAAAGCACATTAGAGTTCACCGGAACTGATTCTGCAATGCAAGCAATGTATTTCATCCACGAAATTGGTTGGCTTCTTCACAAAAGTGAAGTCAATTCAAGACTTGCAGAATCAGATCATCTATTCCCTTTAATACGGTTTAAGTTTATAATCGAGTTCTCGATGGACCGGGAATGGTGTGCTGTGATCAAAAAGCTATTGAATATACTCTTTGAAGAAGGAACGGTTGATCTATCCCCTGATGCTGCATTGTCAGAACTGTGTCTTCTTCACAGAGCCGCGaggaaaaattcaaaacccaTGGTTGAGATGCTTCTTAGATTcattccaaagaagaagaacctaaCATTATCCGGTTTGTTTAGACCTGATGCAAGTGGTCCAGCCGGTTTAACACCGCTTCACATTGCCGCTGGTAAAGACGGGTCAGAAGATGTGTTGGACGCTCTTACTGACGATCCCGGAATggtaaaatttgaatttgatttccCTCGTTTTAACTTGTGTACTACACtcaaattctgtttttgtttgataaaaaaagttctttcttttttggttcagATTGGTATTCAAGCGTGGAAGACTTCCCGGAACCATACAGGATTCACACCAGAAGACTACGCACGTTTACGAGGTCACTTCTCCTATATTCATCTCGTGCAACGGAAACTTAACCGGAAACCAACCGCCGAAGAACACGTGGTGGTCAACATTCCAGAGTCTTTCAACATTGAccacaaacaagaaaagaagagtctaaaTGATTCATCAAGCTTGAAGATCAACCAGTGTAAGCTCTGTGATCACAAACGTGTGTTTGTCACAAGACAACACAGTTCTGTTGCTTATAGGCCAGCAATGCTTTCCATGGTAGCGATTGCGGCGGTTTGCGTTTGTGTTGCTCTTTTGTTCAAGAGTTGCCCGGAAGTGCTCTATGTTTTTCAGCCGTTCAGGTGGGAACTACTTGCATATGGAACAAGCTAGTAAAAAATCCTTCTatacattgaagaagaagaatcttctaAACGAAGATGTGTTGTTGTAAAATCTACAAACGagtgtatttttataaattttactgGAATCTAGTATATTATTCATCTAATCATCTTTACAAgattgtttgtaattttgtatgtaGCTTATATTGATGGCAAACCCCAAAGCACTCcaacttccatttttttttccccctcttTGACATTTTAAAATCCATTCTGACCAAGTTTAAAATACACCCGGTTAAGAAAATGGGCGAATTGTAAAATAGACCCGGTTCAGTACCTTTTTTGTGAAACTCATGTTGATCCCATGCACCGACTCTGACGATGAGAGGGCTTATAAATACAGAGGACGCGCATAGCTTCAGAAGTTAGTTacattctcatttctcttcaaCCGCTCTCTcaattcttgtttcttctctcatcatcatctgctACTAGAGAAACCACCTCTTTCCCGTAACGATgtcgaagaagatgatcgagTTGAAGAGCTCCGATGGTGATTCGTTTACGATCGACGAAGATGTCGCAACCCAATCGCAGACGCTAAAGAATATGGTTGACGACGATTGCGTGAAGACCACAATCCCGCTTCAGATCACAAGCAAGATCCTGAAGATAGTGATCGAGTACTGCGAGAAGCACAAGCACGTCGTCGTTTCTGATTCTTCGACCGTAGAAGAGAGCAAAGAAGATCTCAAGAAGTGGGACGCTGAGTTCATGAAGACGATTGAACATTCTATCCTCTTTGATGTGATGATGGCTGCGAATTATCTCAACATCCAAAGCCTTCTTGATCTCACATGTCAAACTGTCGCCGATTTGCTCTCAGCAGGCAAGACTCCAGAAGAGCTTCGTGCACAGTTCAACATCGTGAAAGATTTAAcagatgaggaagaagctgatATTCGCTGGGAGAACCAATGGGCTTTCGAGTGAGAGCTACTGATCGATATCAAAAAGTTCTTGATCGATGTACCTGGTGACTTCTTTTAGTGTGTGCGTTTTCAGTTTTATTCATGCAACGTAGATGATGACTTCGTCtatatctctcttcttttagtGTGTGGGTTTTCAGTTTTATTCATGCAATGTAGATGATGAAGACTTCGTCtatatctctcttcttttagtGTGTGCGTTTTCAGTTTTATTCATgctagatgatgatgacttggTCTATCTCTTCTGAGtgtgtttcttttggtttcttgaaagaGATGTAaaccaatctttttttcttgctcTAGAGATGATCTTTTGATTGGTATTCATATATGTAACCAAATCTCAAGATCGATCCATGTTGTCAAACAGTCTTTTGTTTCTCTGAAGCAATTCTTGAATATAGCTGGGTTTTCTAATCCGAAACAGAGTTCATGACACTTCAATTTCAATATTCAACTCagttattttggtttaaatgcTTGTATCATAATCAAACCGATGTAAATATTGTCAGCATTGAACATTCGAAAATAGAACGTGTGAAAAGTCATATTCTgtaaaatcacacaaaaacaGTTTCGTAATTCATCTCTTAAGAATATGATAAATCTGTTATACTTTGATTATCATCAGACTGATTCGGTGTATAACATGCTCTACATAACTTGTATTATATAAGAACTCAAGTCTAACTTACTTAAGATACAATGTGGTGGTTTCGATATATACAGAGCATATAaaggagtgatgatgatgagagaagaatcaagaactGATAAAAAATGGTAGTGCAATCAGATGTTGTTAAAATCGATTTTAATGTTtaccatttttcttttcatttgtttgttgttattcaCACTATACGTTTTAAAATCAGATGTTGTTAAAATCGTTTTTAACTCTTGTATTGTATCAAAGCCATTCACTATGACACGTGGATTCCTATCCGATTCCGTCAAATTAATTTGACTTTAGACTCCGGTTTAGGCTTGGTTTACTTTTTAggctaaaataataattttccaTATTTCGAAAAGGATTACACACCGACTTTCACAACTAGGGTTCTCTATAAATAACACTTTCTAAGACCATCGCAACTCTCACAATTCTCATACATCACAAANaaaaaaaaaaaaaaaaaaaaaaaactttcattcGCCACCacaaggagaaaaagaaaaaaggaaaacgaaaAGGAACGATGTCGAAGAAGATTATGTTGAAGAGTTCCGATGGCGAGGCGTTTGAGATCGAGGAAGCAGTCGCAAGCCAGTCGCAGACGATAGCACATATGATTGAAGACGATTGCGTCGCTACTGAGATCCCTCTCGCAAACGTCAAAGGAACCACCCTCGCGATGGTGATCGAGTATTGCAAGAAGCACGCTGGTGCTGATGCTTCAACCGGCGAGGGCAAAGAGGAACTCAAGAAGTGGGACGCTGACTTCTTGAAGACGATGGAACAACCCACTCtttttgatgttattttggCTGCTAATTACCTAAACATTAAAGACCTCCTTGATATTTCTTGCCAAGCTGTTGCTGACATGATCTCTGGTAAAAAGCCAGAAGAGATTCGCGCACTTTTGGGCATCCAGAACGATTTTACACcggatgaagaggaagagttcCGCAAGGAGAATGAGTGGGCGTTTGAATGAAACCTCTAATTAGGTTTCTatcttcttgcttcttttcaTTGTCCTGTCTTATTTCTTCTTCGGTGTGTTTTCTGATGTTAGATGACTTTGTTATCTTTCTTTTGGAgacaactaaaaataaaataaaataaaaagtcttttggtttcttaatcaATCCTTGAAACTATTTATTTTCGTTCAAAATGCATCGGTTTTATTGGCTACAAAACCAACAGAACAAAGAGTTGTGTTCACTTAGTAGATGACTCTTCTTTTGGTGTTTGCTGGATAAGTTGACTTCTTAGAGAGCATTCTTCAATCTGCATTAACATATAGAAGAAGTTCTTTTATAAACAACTCTTCTTatacaatgcaaaaaaaaacaaaggatgatgaacatatatattataaactgtataattaatatgtaaaaGAAAGGCTTAGGGGGGGGGGGGTACATGTGAAGCTTGCGTTTTAAGAAGAGCCACTCCGCAATCTTGTGCCAATGATTTTTCTCTACTAGTCACCCTTGTTAATTCTGACACCAGACTCTCCATCTCCTTTGCCTGCAAAATATATCAATAAGGGAGTTACAAAACTTGATTCTTAATGCTacgttttataaaataaacaatcttGATACATGCACTCAGACTGATACTAATTTCCTACTAACCTTTGGCATATAGATTCCAACATTTTGTGTAATGCCGTCAATAGTCTTGGAAGCAGCCACAAGTGAATCACCTAACTGTTTAGGATCAACCTGGTTTTTGGCAAGCAAACACTTAGTTGTATGTATATGCAGATGATATACTTCCTAGTTGTTGACATTACTGAACAAAAGATGTGTATAATAATACCATGATATCTCCATCAAGTGGAAGCTGTAATGAAGCATTGGAAAAAGCTTGGATTGTTTGCGACAACGAAGTCGAATACTCTTGCTCAATAGCAGCCCATTGCTCCAAACATGGAGTCTATTTTAGTGTTTCCATATGGAAAAAGAAACTTATTCTCATTAGTCTCATATCGAAGTCAAATATTGTGAAAGCTAGCTAAAGGTATATCTATCTGAGATAGACTATCTCTAATAAGCTTACTTGAGATTCTGTAATCGCAAGAAGAGCTTTAATTCTCAATAAACGTTGTAGCTCTATGCGTTTCCTTTGCACAGAATCATGAAATTCTGATATCTTCGAACCAAAGGAATTGAGCATACTCttcaagataaaacaaaaacaccatTAAAAAGTCTAAAACATGCTCACAGAAGATATATATTAGCTTATTACTTATAGTAACTGACTTCAGCTTGAGCTTTTTGAGCATGAGTCTTCATTTGAGCATTGGCGTTGGCAAATCTCCATTGGAGGTAACGATTGTGGACTAGTTTCAGAGAATGCACATCTTCCAACTGCTCTGAAGCCTTCCTCTGCTTTTTCGAATCCGTTGGAGCCTTTGAATTGGATGCCACGGGAGGCAATGCTGGCAACCCTATCCGCGAAAACGAACTGCTCTCACGACCGGTACAGCTCGAAAACGGTGAGCTCACAGTTCGGTTAAGAGAAGAAGTTACAGAACTGTTGAAGACTCTAGGATGAATTGTTCTGCAAGAAAGCGTTGGAAACTGATCAGAGCCGTTGGATTTAGATTTATCCTGACCGTTGATGACTCCTTCTTTCTCATTAGATATGCCGCTTGATTGGAGAAGCCTCGTCGCAGCGGAAGCGGTTAGAAATCTGTGTTGGCTAAGGCGTGACCTAGACGGCGGAGGAAGGATCGGCAGCGTAGGCGTATCGAGGCGGTGAGAATTCTCCTTGAGCGGTTTCAGTTGGCTTTGTTTCGGTGCTTTTCCGGCAAGAGATAATGTAAAAGGCGAGTCTAAGCTACGCGCCGCCGTCTCTGATGAGCGGTTCTCGTCTCCGTCCGACAATTTTAACTGACGTCTATGCCTTTGAGCAGAAACAGAGCGTTGGTGTAACTGGTGGTGTTTAGGAGAACTCGAAGTAAAAAAGTGGAGATCGCcagcggaggaagaagaagaagtaaccGGAGACATGAATCTGGAACTAACTTCTCTAACTCTCGGCCGCCGCGTTGATATTGCCGGTGTTAATGGCTGATTTTGCTTAGATCCGCTGGTTTTCGCctccataacttttttttttaaaatgtttttctaaaaatcacaaaagatTCCAGTGGCACGAGGTTGTGTCCAGATTCGAATTTCGAAATTATGTGAAATGGGCCAttaatataagaagaagaagaataaagaagatACGTTACGGTTTATTTCAGAACAATGAGCTGTTTGGCTTTGGTCTCTTGTCTCTGTAACGGCTGATTAATTACTGTAAATTGTCCATTAATATATGAGAAAATCAAGCTAAGGCCATAATTTTGGGCCAAACCTAGCTAAACGGGCCTGCTGTAAATTAGTCCATTTAGGATCCGGTTAAGGCTTGCTTGCTTTGTTAGAAACTCCACTGAaagcaaaattgaaaatttcatgTAAGAACCCTAACGTTTTTAGATTATCTATGGAGGGGGCCAGGGGGGCATTACGAGTTACACTCTCTACTATCATTTGCcatgatgtcatcatcatcttcatgttTCTACGGAGAGATTTGAACCCTATTGTTTGTTGCCTAATAAAAAAATGCGATCCAGACAATGCTAGATCCCTTGCATTTTTTAGGGGAGATAGATTTTCGTTTCTAGAGCAAAACCATAAGACAAGGCATATAGAGATTCGGGTGACAAgagagaagattaaaaaaaaaaaattaaaactgagAATAGTGGAAAGTAGTCTTCGGCGTTCGATTTAACCGGTTTATTTGGGTCGGGTTATTTGGTTTTGCAAAAAATCgggttttaaataatttcaccGAATAGACTCGAATTAAAAatcggttcgggtcggttcggaAGTCGGTTTGTTCGGATCAGTTATTGGAGTGGATCAACTTCATGAATGTGTCAGTTCCTGAATGGTCAAGTTTGAAAGTCAGCAGGTGCTACTATCCGCCAAACATCGGGTATTACGGAAGAAGCTCTGATGTCCACCTCACTGGACTCGGCGTCCACTTCTATGCCCCTCCTCAAAAGTAATTCATTTTCTaaagaattaatatttaattactaaattatttttcatgCGTCCGTATTTGATGATTTTTGCCTTAAATAAAACGTAatatacaattctttttttggaCATGATCGTCAATCGATAACTAAGAGGAGTGACAAACCAATCTAAAGATTTCAGAACACAATGACAGAATTATTGAAAAACCTTTCACAAGGTTacaatatcattattattaaatctataaaaaaaaaagaaaaaaaaataattgttaaatgGCGAAACAACTATATAGCTGTGACATCATAAAAAGTGGAGTTCTCTCGTGTTTTGTTGCGGGCAGATCTAATACAAAGACAAAGCACGATAACAACGAcaatcacaaagaccaaacctACGGAAGAAGCGATTATCATCGGAAGACCCGACCCCATTTTGAACTCGCTCTTTCTAACTTTCTACTGTCTCTTCTTATAACAAGGTCCTGttactttttttgtatattgacCTCATAAGAGAAGAGTACTGTATATACAAGTCCTAATATTTCCTTATCTCCACAACTTGGCAATCAAAGTGAACATAACTAAAAAGGTTAACTTACTTCGTATAGTGTGATCTCATAAGAgtagtgtatatatgtattacaaGTCTTAATTTCCTTAGCTCTCCACAACTTGGCAATCAAAGTTAT from Camelina sativa cultivar DH55 chromosome 7, Cs, whole genome shotgun sequence includes the following:
- the LOC104699913 gene encoding QWRF motif-containing protein 6, which encodes MEAKTSGSKQNQPLTPAISTRRPRVREVSSRFMSPVTSSSSSAGDLHFFTSSSPKHHQLHQRSVSAQRHRRQLKLSDGDENRSSETAARSLDSPFTLSLAGKAPKQSQLKPLKENSHRLDTPTLPILPPPSRSRLSQHRFLTASAATRLLQSSGISNEKEGVINGQDKSKSNGSDQFPTLSCRTIHPRVFNSSVTSSLNRTVSSPFSSCTGRESSSFSRIGLPALPPVASNSKAPTDSKKQRKASEQLEDVHSLKLVHNRYLQWRFANANAQMKTHAQKAQAESMLNSFGSKISEFHDSVQRKRIELQRLLRIKALLAITESQTPCLEQWAAIEQEYSTSLSQTIQAFSNASLQLPLDGDIMVDPKQLGDSLVAASKTIDGITQNVGIYMPKAKEMESLVSELTRVTSREKSLAQDCGVALLKTQASHIEECSLRSQLIQQTPKEESSTK
- the LOC104699911 gene encoding SKP1-like protein 5, with the translated sequence MSKKMIELKSSDGDSFTIDEDVATQSQTLKNMVDDDCVKTTIPLQITSKILKIVIEYCEKHKHVVVSDSSTVEESKEDLKKWDAEFMKTIEHSILFDVMMAANYLNIQSLLDLTCQTVADLLSAGKTPEELRAQFNIVKDLTDEEEADIRWENQWAFE
- the LOC104699912 gene encoding SKP1-like protein 13, producing MSKKIMLKSSDGEAFEIEEAVASQSQTIAHMIEDDCVATEIPLANVKGTTLAMVIEYCKKHAGADASTGEGKEELKKWDADFLKTMEQPTLFDVILAANYLNIKDLLDISCQAVADMISGKKPEEIRALLGIQNDFTPDEEEEFRKENEWAFE